One genomic segment of Vibrio sp. SCSIO 43136 includes these proteins:
- a CDS encoding peptidoglycan DD-metalloendopeptidase family protein, translated as MIQRNLIKQFLNASAACTGVFVCLASALAMPAYANQANELKGVKSEISRQQQQLKSSQSELNKLQAQLKKHELSISEIDQKIRQSEINLKKANNKLSQYQTKYGNLELVKQKQLESLEELVKSYYVSRKKYDAASLLQGTDKAELDRINHYIQHLAQMRSDTIAALSDTETQLDDTALALKQEREQIANLLASQKKQRSQLTQSQSGRKKTIAKINASIRKDKNYLSELQRNETRLKAEIEKAKKRNAVPMNGLAKQKGKLPWPLKGKVLHRYGSKQDGQLVWKGTVISATHRQPVKAVYSGTVVFAEYLRGYGLMVLIDHGKGDMTLYGYNHALTKKEGDKVTAGETIALAGDTGGQDRVSLYFEIRRNSEAQDPRRWLR; from the coding sequence ATGATTCAGAGAAACCTGATTAAGCAATTTCTTAACGCCAGTGCTGCCTGCACTGGCGTTTTTGTATGCCTTGCATCTGCACTTGCGATGCCTGCTTATGCCAACCAAGCCAATGAGCTTAAAGGGGTTAAATCTGAGATCTCCCGCCAGCAGCAGCAACTCAAATCCAGTCAGTCGGAATTGAACAAGCTACAAGCTCAGCTCAAAAAGCACGAGCTATCTATCTCTGAAATTGACCAAAAGATCCGCCAAAGTGAAATCAACTTAAAAAAAGCCAACAACAAACTGAGCCAATATCAAACCAAATACGGCAACCTAGAGTTGGTGAAACAGAAGCAGCTGGAATCCCTAGAAGAACTGGTCAAAAGCTACTACGTCTCTCGTAAAAAATACGACGCAGCATCTCTACTTCAAGGCACTGACAAGGCAGAACTAGACCGCATCAATCACTACATCCAGCACCTAGCCCAAATGCGCAGCGATACCATCGCCGCCTTGAGCGACACAGAGACCCAGCTAGATGATACTGCCCTCGCCCTCAAACAAGAGCGAGAGCAAATTGCCAACCTGCTTGCCAGCCAGAAAAAACAGCGCAGCCAACTAACCCAATCTCAATCAGGCCGCAAAAAAACCATAGCTAAGATCAACGCCTCGATCCGCAAAGACAAAAACTATCTGTCTGAGCTTCAACGTAATGAAACTCGCTTAAAAGCAGAAATAGAAAAAGCCAAAAAACGCAATGCAGTACCAATGAACGGTCTCGCTAAACAAAAAGGCAAACTGCCTTGGCCGCTGAAAGGCAAGGTGCTGCACCGCTATGGGTCCAAACAAGATGGCCAACTGGTCTGGAAAGGCACGGTGATCTCAGCTACTCATCGACAACCAGTAAAAGCGGTTTACTCAGGCACGGTGGTTTTTGCGGAATACTTGCGAGGTTACGGTCTGATGGTACTTATCGACCACGGTAAAGGCGATATGACGCTGTATGGATATAACCATGCGCTCACCAAGAAGGAAGGCGATAAGGTGACAGCAGGAGAGACGATTGCACTAGCTGGGGATACTGGAGGACAAGATCGGGTGTCGCTTTACTTTGAGATTCGTCGGAATAGTGAGGCACAGGATCCTAGGAGGTGGTTGAGGTGA